From the genome of Borreliella mayonii:
AAAAGCAATTGTTACTAGAGGCTGAGCGAATTAATGAAATTGATACACTTGCAAAAGCACATCTTAGCAATCATTTTAACAAAGAGGTGCTACTTGCAAAAGGATATACATTAAAAGACATTATGCAAGCACAACGTAGAGAACTTGTACGCAAGTTCGTTCCAATTGAGCAAATTAAAGCTATTGCCAAAGTATCAGACATAAGTCATATCGATGGAGAGATATTAGAGCAACTTGTTTCTTTAGCAAAAGTGAATATTAAATTAAGAAAAAATGCGAGTAGCAATTCTTCTTCTGTTGATTCTATTAAAGGTAATATTATTGCCAAATCTGAAGATAGAGCAAGTTTGCTTGATTCTAATTTTGTACCAATTAATTTTACAGAATTTGTACAAGCTATAAGTAATACATACAAGCAAAGACGAATTCAATTTTATGAAAATCTAAAAAGACATAAAAGAACAAGTATTGCTTAAAGGAGTTTTTAATGAGTGATATAACAAAAATCAAACAAGAGTTTGATAAAAAAGTTGCAGAAATTCAAGCATTAATGAAAAATCCCCAACAAGACTCAGGATTACTTAGTAATTCTATTGATTTTAGAGACCAAAATCTAATTTTTTCCAATTCTGGTGGGGTTTGCACTAGTAGTAAAGACAAAATAGAGAATTACCCTGCTAAAGGGTATCCGTATAAACGGGGTGTTAAGCTTAGTTTTGGAGATGGAACAACAGAAGTAGAAGTTGAGGCTGGTGGTGGAGACGATTTATATGGAGTGTGTTCCGATATAGATGAGTTTAGCGGTATGGCAACTGTTATACCAATTACAAATAACTTTACTGGGTATTTAACGCTTAAGAAAGAAGGACAAAATGGTGTAAATAATCCAGGAGATAAATTAAATTTTAACCAACATGGGGAACTTGAAAAGGTCACTGGGGCTCAAAAATCTGTTAATGCAATAGCACTTTCAAAGGCACACAAATTAACTGAAGATTTATTTATAGTGCTTGCTAGTGTATTTGGGAATAGAGCAATAAAAGGGTAATAAATTATGGCTTTAAAAGGCAACATGCAAGTAGAAAATCTTGAGGCTGTTGAGGACCCACAGGTAGATTTAGGGGCACAAGTTTCCGCTGCTCCTAGAGCTAAACGGCAAGCAAGACAAGCTGAGGATGCACAAGGGGAAGATCCCTATTTGGAGGCAATTAACGAGCTTGATGATGTCCTTTTGAAATTCAAGAAATATGTAAAATCGATGAGCTTAATTGAAAATAAGGTTTTTGGCGGTTTAAGTAGTTGTTTTAAATCTAAGAATGAGCGAGTTGATGCATATTCATTTGCATGTTCAAGTTATACAGACAAAATAGAGGAATACCTTTACGACCCAGCAAATAGTTTTCCATACAAGCGTGGGGTTAAACTTGTTCCAAAAGAGAACTCTATATATGTAGAAGTTGGAGCTGATACTGATATGTATGGGATATGTGTAGATGTATGTGAGTTTAGTTGTACCGCGTATGTATTGCTAATTACTAACAATTTTGAAGGGTACCTTGTCACAAGGAATCCAAGTATAAAAATAGGAGAAATCCTAGACATAAATAATAACGGTGTTATTATCAAGGCTGGAGGTGGGCCACCAACCGCAATTAACATATATGCTCTATCTGATTCATTTACAATCAATTTTGCACCCGAAGATGGAAATCAAGATCAAAATAGATATCCTAGGCAAGAGTATTCTATTAATTTGATAAAAGTTGCAATTTTTGGAAATAGAGGCCTTGAGAAGATAGTAATACCTGATGGTGGTTAAACTTTGGGCGAATAAAAGGAGGTAAATAAATGGGAGATACAACGCAATTAGTAAAAGAGTATCAAGAGAAAAGAAGTAAACTGGAAAAGTTTATGAAAAATCCCCAACATGACGCTAGTTTGCTTAGCAATTCTAATGAATTTAGAGACAAAAATGTAGAATTTTTTGCTTCTGGAGGCACTAGAACTAATAAGTTTGACAAATTGGAAAATCATCCATTTTTGGGGTATCCGTACAAGCGTGGAGTAAAAAGAGTTATTCAAGAGGCTCAAGATAATCAAAGTCACTATGAGCCACATGTTGAGGCTGGTGGAGGTGAAGACTTATATGGAATATGCATTGACATAGATGAGTTTAGTAAAATAGCTACTATTGTGCCAATTACCAATAATTTTGAAGGATATTTAGTAGCAAAAGATTCTACGGTTAAAGTAAAAGACAAA
Proteins encoded in this window:
- a CDS encoding DUF228 domain-containing protein → MGDTTQLVKEYQEKRSKLEKFMKNPQHDASLLSNSNEFRDKNVEFFASGGTRTNKFDKLENHPFLGYPYKRGVKRVIQEAQDNQSHYEPHVEAGGGEDLYGICIDIDEFSKIATIVPITNNFEGYLVAKDSTVKVKDKLVFNKDGALEKVTGAPNKATINATALSDAKQISNEVYLVKVAVFGNKAMSRN
- a CDS encoding DUF228 domain-containing protein, whose translation is MSDITKIKQEFDKKVAEIQALMKNPQQDSGLLSNSIDFRDQNLIFSNSGGVCTSSKDKIENYPAKGYPYKRGVKLSFGDGTTEVEVEAGGGDDLYGVCSDIDEFSGMATVIPITNNFTGYLTLKKEGQNGVNNPGDKLNFNQHGELEKVTGAQKSVNAIALSKAHKLTEDLFIVLASVFGNRAIKG
- a CDS encoding DUF1357 family protein, which encodes MTEKEEKEDLQAQDKEEQQIKADTKVISVQEFEEYLRFKEQANSKSKETSRDLSINERITKELAEVEERERIEKQLLLEAERINEIDTLAKAHLSNHFNKEVLLAKGYTLKDIMQAQRRELVRKFVPIEQIKAIAKVSDISHIDGEILEQLVSLAKVNIKLRKNASSNSSSVDSIKGNIIAKSEDRASLLDSNFVPINFTEFVQAISNTYKQRRIQFYENLKRHKRTSIA
- a CDS encoding DUF228 domain-containing protein, with amino-acid sequence MALKGNMQVENLEAVEDPQVDLGAQVSAAPRAKRQARQAEDAQGEDPYLEAINELDDVLLKFKKYVKSMSLIENKVFGGLSSCFKSKNERVDAYSFACSSYTDKIEEYLYDPANSFPYKRGVKLVPKENSIYVEVGADTDMYGICVDVCEFSCTAYVLLITNNFEGYLVTRNPSIKIGEILDINNNGVIIKAGGGPPTAINIYALSDSFTINFAPEDGNQDQNRYPRQEYSINLIKVAIFGNRGLEKIVIPDGG